A window of Gemmatimonadota bacterium contains these coding sequences:
- a CDS encoding transcriptional repressor, with protein sequence MGFVHLFRRYLRDQGLPVTQQREVIAEVVFDSSEHLSVEEIESRLRDRGERIGKATIYRTLEMLVRSGLVAEHDFGEGFKRYEHLFGQMPVHEHLICTECGAVREIQSPELVRVQQEAAARQGFLPSRYRLEIYGLCAECQAAGRKLEWEGLTCPIETL encoded by the coding sequence ATGGGTTTCGTGCACCTTTTCCGCCGCTACCTGCGAGATCAGGGGCTGCCGGTGACGCAGCAGCGGGAAGTGATTGCCGAGGTGGTGTTCGACTCGTCGGAGCATCTGTCGGTGGAGGAGATCGAGTCGCGGCTGCGGGATCGGGGGGAGCGGATCGGGAAGGCGACGATTTACCGGACGCTCGAGATGCTGGTGCGGAGCGGGCTGGTTGCGGAGCATGATTTTGGCGAGGGATTCAAGCGGTACGAGCATCTGTTTGGGCAGATGCCGGTGCACGAGCACCTGATCTGCACGGAGTGTGGGGCCGTGCGTGAGATTCAGAGTCCGGAGCTGGTGCGGGTGCAGCAGGAGGCGGCGGCGCGGCAGGGGTTCCTACCATCGCGGTATCGTCTCGAGATCTACGGCTTGTGCGCGGAGTGTCAGGCGGCGGGCCGGAAGCTGGAGTGGGAGGGGTTGACCTGCCCTATCGAGACTCTATAA
- a CDS encoding PHP domain-containing protein: MRVDMHLHTRASFDCLSEPAAVVEAAAARGIQRVCITDHNEIAAALELKARHPERVIVGEEVKTADGADIIGLYLTERIARGTPARETCERIRAQGGIVYVPHPYAGGKGGGDRLLSEIHDLVDAVEGFNARIHFQHLNERAVAWACSYGVPLGAGSDAHTLREVGRAFVEVPPFSDDPGAFLAALRRGKVHGHFSSWAVHLASTYAKVHKVRLRRSRA; encoded by the coding sequence ATGCGCGTGGACATGCACCTGCATACGCGTGCCTCCTTCGACTGCTTGAGCGAGCCAGCCGCAGTGGTCGAGGCGGCCGCGGCGCGGGGCATCCAGCGCGTCTGCATCACGGATCACAACGAGATCGCTGCGGCGCTCGAGCTGAAGGCCCGCCACCCGGAGCGCGTGATCGTGGGAGAGGAGGTGAAGACGGCCGACGGGGCAGACATCATCGGCCTTTACCTCACCGAGCGCATTGCCAGAGGCACGCCGGCGCGGGAAACGTGCGAGCGCATCCGGGCTCAGGGCGGGATCGTCTACGTGCCCCACCCCTACGCAGGGGGCAAGGGCGGCGGCGACAGGCTGCTCTCTGAGATCCATGACCTGGTGGACGCCGTCGAGGGCTTCAACGCTCGCATCCACTTCCAACACCTGAACGAACGGGCCGTGGCCTGGGCGTGCAGCTACGGCGTGCCGCTGGGCGCGGGCTCCGATGCGCATACCCTGCGCGAGGTCGGACGCGCGTTCGTCGAGGTCCCGCCCTTCAGCGACGACCCCGGCGCATTTCTGGCCGCATTGAGGCGGGGCAAGGTGCACGGCCACTTCTCTTCCTGGGCGGTCCACCTGGCTTCGACTTACGCCAAGGTTCACAAGGTGCGGCTCCGCCGCTCGCGCGCTTGA
- a CDS encoding dephospho-CoA kinase, producing the protein MRRIGLTGNIASGKSSVAQVWERLGARIIDADALARRAVEPGAPAREEVIREFGRAILDAAGQVDRAALRALVFRNPAARRRLEAIVHPAVARLRAEQEAELGRSGARVVVHDIPLLFEVGLEHEFDAVVLVDAPPELRLERLVRQRGLEREEARRIVDAQIEAAAKRARADYVIENTGSLAELEARATEVWQAIEARDP; encoded by the coding sequence ATGCGGCGTATTGGGCTCACGGGCAACATCGCGAGCGGCAAGTCCTCGGTGGCGCAGGTGTGGGAGCGGCTGGGCGCGCGCATCATCGATGCCGATGCCCTGGCGCGCAGAGCCGTCGAGCCCGGTGCTCCTGCCCGCGAGGAGGTCATACGAGAGTTCGGGCGCGCCATCCTGGATGCAGCCGGGCAGGTCGACCGTGCGGCGCTGCGCGCGCTCGTCTTCCGCAACCCTGCGGCACGCCGGCGCCTCGAGGCGATCGTGCACCCCGCGGTCGCCCGGTTGCGCGCGGAGCAGGAAGCCGAACTAGGGCGCAGCGGCGCGCGCGTCGTGGTACACGACATCCCGCTCCTCTTCGAGGTCGGCCTCGAGCACGAGTTCGATGCCGTCGTTCTGGTCGACGCGCCGCCCGAGCTTCGGCTCGAGCGGCTGGTGCGGCAGCGGGGGCTCGAGCGGGAAGAGGCCCGGCGTATCGTGGATGCGCAGATCGAGGCCGCCGCGAAACGGGCGCGCGCCGACTACGTCATCGAGAATACGGGCAGCCTGGCGGAACTGGAGGCTCGAGCTACCGAAGTATGGCAGGCAATCGAGGCACGCGACCCCTGA
- a CDS encoding bifunctional oligoribonuclease/PAP phosphatase NrnA, whose amino-acid sequence MSGASVTNDAAGLAAVPPHRREALARVFQALEQSQRPVLTTHVNADGDGAGCEAALAAWLTSLGKDVRIVNPTPFPQLYRYLLHDAQQVLDPADEQSSAALEAADLFLVVDTGEPNRLGRVAKAFRDRPVIVIDHHPPVEPGFAGAGLRDPTACATGELIYDLLIIAGTADPWPNSTVEGLYAAIVTDTGSFRFSNTTPRAHVVAADLMRRGVDAEGAYRRLFATFPLRRLQLLRVALERLEVDPELPITWITIPASAMQKLGASAEDLEGVVEYARSLEGTELALLFRETANGATKVSFRSSGDVDVNALARQFGGGGHVKAAGALIAGPLEATRSQVLEVARSTLRTLEPPHPRS is encoded by the coding sequence GTGAGCGGCGCTTCCGTCACCAATGACGCCGCGGGCCTGGCCGCGGTTCCGCCACATCGGCGCGAGGCGCTGGCCCGCGTGTTCCAGGCGCTGGAACAGTCCCAGCGCCCGGTGCTCACCACGCACGTCAACGCGGACGGCGATGGTGCGGGGTGTGAGGCCGCCCTGGCCGCCTGGCTGACCAGCCTGGGCAAAGACGTCCGCATCGTGAACCCCACGCCCTTCCCCCAGCTCTACCGCTACCTGCTGCACGACGCCCAGCAGGTGCTGGATCCGGCTGACGAGCAGAGCAGCGCCGCACTGGAAGCGGCCGACCTGTTCCTGGTGGTGGACACGGGTGAGCCCAACCGCCTGGGGCGCGTCGCCAAGGCCTTCCGTGACCGGCCCGTCATTGTGATCGATCACCACCCGCCGGTCGAGCCCGGGTTTGCGGGCGCGGGACTCCGGGACCCGACAGCCTGCGCCACCGGCGAGCTCATCTACGATCTCCTGATCATCGCCGGCACGGCCGATCCCTGGCCCAACAGTACGGTCGAGGGTCTCTACGCCGCCATCGTCACCGACACGGGATCGTTCCGCTTCTCCAATACCACGCCCCGCGCCCACGTCGTCGCCGCCGACCTCATGCGCCGCGGCGTGGATGCTGAAGGCGCGTACCGCCGCCTCTTCGCCACCTTCCCGCTGCGACGGCTGCAACTCCTGCGCGTGGCCCTGGAACGGCTGGAAGTCGACCCCGAGCTGCCCATCACCTGGATCACCATTCCCGCCAGCGCCATGCAGAAGCTCGGCGCATCCGCCGAGGACCTCGAGGGCGTTGTCGAGTACGCCCGCTCCCTCGAGGGCACCGAGCTCGCCCTCCTCTTCCGCGAGACCGCCAACGGCGCCACCAAGGTGTCCTTCCGCTCGAGCGGCGATGTCGACGTCAACGCCCTGGCCCGCCAATTCGGCGGCGGCGGACACGTCAAGGCCGCCGGCGCTCTCATCGCCGGGCCACTCGAGGCCACCCGCTCCCAGGTGCTCGAGGTCGCCCGCTCCACCCTCCGGACGCTTGAGCCGCCGCACCCGCGCAGCTAA